Genomic DNA from Puntigrus tetrazona isolate hp1 chromosome 6, ASM1883169v1, whole genome shotgun sequence:
GACCTACATCCTCATCGCTCTGATTTGGAGTGTAGGAGTCATACCTGGACTGACTGATTTCATTCTCCTTTCAGTTGTTCGTCCTTTATCTGTTTTTACAACAACTGCTTCTTGTAGTGCATCGGTTCTGTATTCCTCACaatttaatgaaatacaaaCCAGATTTATGAATGGCCTTTACTCATCTGTTGTGTGGACAATTCTTGTATTCACATATTGTCGAGTCCTGATTGCAGCTAGAAGGGCCTCCTCTGATAAATCCTCAGCAAAAAAGGCCCAAAGCACCATCCTGTTACATGGAGCACAGCTTCTGCTCTGTATGTTGTCCTACATTACTGCTGTCATAGACAAGACGTTTATCCCACTTTTACCAGTCGATCGAGcaaaactaacatttttaaattatcttttaacaaatatattaccACGACTGCTTACTCCCCTGATTTATGGTGTCCGTGATAAACTTTTTTGCAAACACATGAAGGGGCTTTTTTCATGTAGATTATTCATTGTAAAAGTTGAATCAACCAAACAATGAGAAAAAAGGTCAACACCATTAATTGTTTCATAAAAACCTGGATATGTAACATAAACAATCATTAAATGTTTTccatgatttatatataatataacttaaTGACTTTGTGTATTAAAATGGATCATCTGGAAAATAAGAAATTGTAAGTGTTTAAATTCAAACCTGCAAGAAACAGTGTGTTTTGAACAGACAGGACCATATTTAACTGTATACTGCCACAATCTCAAACTTttctttaaatttgttttaccAAAATGTTTCAGGCTAAAGCTGTTTACAGTgtaaaatcattattaaaatgagtaGAGCAAATATTATCAATAAAACTAAGTACTAGTGCCAAATAAAGGGTAGGCAAccctctttttaaaaacatagcCAAGGTCACTCTACCTTTTGGATTAAACACCACAAACAGTATGGTTTATGGCCAGATAGCTTTGAATTTCATGTGTAGCATTTACCTTTCTCAGTAGGTGATCTAATCAATTTGGTTTACTTACATACAGTCCTAATttttgcttaatgttttttggaCACACaatatattaggtggccttaaggTGCAAgtacatgcataaaaatataagtacaatgtacttattgtgttcatatgtTCACTCTGTCAGCTATACATTTACAAAGCCACAGGAATATTTTTAgcacaaagaaagcaaaaataacaattttatacCACATTTCCATCTCTTCTCTGCTCTACTCTCCACTCTTTTCATTCACAACAGTACATGATGAAGCATGTGAGGGCGCCAGCACCGATCAAGAGCCAGGGTGTTGAGGTTAAACACAAGGCATGTGTTCAATGTCATCATGCTGACTCTGGAACAACATGGGcgtaattattgacagaatttttattttttgggtgaactaaccctttaagaagTAAGTAATGGgtcaaaagtttaaatataaatgtaattacaaaaattaattatagatgtaaatacatatatataagtgCTATGATACAGGTGGGAATCAAACCCAGGCCGCCGGACCTGCCATACTTTTGTGCATAATAACAAAACTGACTGTTGTGTCcattgcattattttgtgttaCTGATTCGCTAAAATAGCATTATGAATATTCTTCTAGCATATTTTGGTATTGTAATGTGCTCATTTCGATCAGTATTGCCTCTTGTAATGTGTTGTTAAAGGATGTGAGTTTTCTCAGGAAACCTGTGATTTTGGCATTgctattaaataaattgcacaGTAGGTTTGTATTAAATCTGTACTTCATTTTGCCTTGCAAATACTGTACTGTCATGAAATTAACAGCAACTGTTTGAAAAGGCTAACTAAGTGACCCAAGGGCAATGACCATCATAGTTAATATTCATAATCTCTGCCCTTTCCACAAACTATAACTAACACACGAGCACATACAATAGCACTCTACTGATTAAAACTCATGGGAGCTTCAGGCTGAAATACCCAACGCAGAACTGGTTCTTCTGCTCAAGGTAAGTCTATAAGACTTCTCAAAATGAATAGGCTTTGTTAGTCTAGATCTGGTCACTATTTAACTCTGGTCACTAATATCTTTCCTTATTCTTTTCCAGACCCTTGTTCATAAAGAACCGGAAAATGAACTCGACAGTGTGGATTGTGGATAATTATGAAGAAGCTCTAGTCAAAAACATTGTGATTGTTTCTCTTGGTCTtatcattaattttattaatggaATGCTAGTGGTGACTTTCTTCTCCAACTCAATGTTTTCAAGAGACTCcagatacattttatacattcacCTGGTAATCAATGACATGCTCATGATATGCATCTCAGTGACTTTATATGTGTTGACTTATGCTTCCCAACTTGTAAATGCACCATTGTGTTACACATTGGTTTTTCTTGGTACAACAACTTTTATGATCACTCCATTGAATCTGGCTGGTATGGCAGTAGAGCGTTTCATTGCTATCTGTAAACCACTGCATCATGCTCAAATTTGCACACCACAAAGAACCCACATCTTAATATGCTTGATTTGGGTTGTAGGAGCTATGCCTTCTCTTACAGATATCATTATTTTACTCTTTGTCCAGCCCATAGCTCTCCTCAGGTCTACTGTGCTTTGCTACACATTTAGTTTGTTCCCGACAAAAGCCCACAAGGATCGCACCACTGCTTCACAAGTCATCTGTATGTCATTTGTGTGGATAATTCTCATATATACTTATTGCAGAGTCCTGTTCACTGCCAGAAAGGCAGTTTCAAGGGGTTCTGCCAATAAGGCTCGGAGTACGATATTGTTGCATGGTGTCCAGTTGCTTCTTTGTATGCTTTCCTATATCACTCCTGTTATGGATATGTTTGTCTCTCCCTTTTTTCCTGTTCACAGAACAAAAATCACTTTCTTTAACTATCTAATCACAAATATTATGCCTAGATTATTGAGTCCTTTGATATATGGGGTCCGAGATCAGAGGTTTgtgaaacaaatgaaagaattttttgcttgtaaaattgttattgtaaaaattgtgccatcaaaatgattattttttttttgatgacagttatttagaaataatagaaattagaattttatgtatttatttatttgcatttatatttatttataagatttgttttcatttgagaACATCAGTGAGAACAGAAACTCTCTAGCTTGACCCAAAACACTCGAAACGGgtgtatttatgatttttttagcaTAAACAAATAGTGAATGGCTTTTACTCAAAACTAACTTCACAGATCAATTTTAACAACTGggtttttgatgatttttagTGGATGTATGAAATAATTCACCCTCTAGCAGGTGTTGTTTAATCATTGTGGATTTACAACAGCACACATATTTGTGTCGTTATCTTGAACAGCAACcttttaactaaatattataaattgcaatatttttatatctatataatatatataactataatttcAAAGTAATCAAagtctgaaatatttattaatgttggtGATAAAGTACTACTGGTTAatgattattgttttaaattaaactaattgcactgtaaatttgtgtgatttatatttatacaaattttactgcattttgataaattagtataaatataaataacaaatttacCTCCAGGGTCTTTAGACCACACATGATTGCTTGTAACTAGGGGCATTTCTACTGTTGGTTATTGTATCTACAATGATCAGTCACTGCATTAAAACCACTGAATAATATTGATTATACTGTTATCGTGGcatgttttagattttaaagtgttcctattatagattttttgaaaattaacttTCATGCAGCATGAATGAAAAAGTcttgcaaagttttaaatctaaaaatactttGTACATGAATTTATtatctctcaaaagaaaaagtcaacTCTGGATTGATGAATAGACACttcttaaaaaaagtcatttcatgtTGATGTTAAAATGAAACTTTGATCCTGAagtgttaaaagctcacaaacactgatttaaatgaattgacCAATCCCTGgatatttttgggaaaaaagaATTGTTGAaagaattgtttgttttttgtcaaacaaaaatgagacatattataaaaaaaattatttttgacctTGAATGCATGTCAACCTATTGTTTGGGAGTAACATAATgtctataaataattaataattatataatcaaaaaAATCCACCTTACAAATACCATCAGGTAGGCATATATGCATGTGTCAGCGAAAGAATCACACAGAAAAGGTACTATAGCTCAATTTGCTGAAAAATCCAATGCTGTGTATATGGCTACATAGCTGCAGATCAAAGGAGGgcctataaataaaacttattattcataaaatacagtgcaATCACATCAGACTTAGCACAGTGCTTATTCAGTAAATGCTCAGCTGTACAGATGAGTTTTGTGTCTAGATTTGAATGTGGCTAATGTtttagcacatctgatctcGATCTCTGGTTCGTCTTGGCATGTCTTTTTGAGTTGATCTGAGAGGTCTGTTTGGTTTATTCAGTGAGAATATCTGCAATGCATTTAGGACCTAGGCCATTAAGTAATTTATAAATGAGTAATAGTACTTTAAATGAATTGACTTCAAAATCAATCCTAAATGTAACTGGAAGCTATAATAAGGTCCTGGTTTAGTTTACTTAGAATTTTTGGTTCTAGTCAGAATCCCAATATCAAtgttctggaaaaaaaagctgtcttATTGTTTTCTTGGGCAGGCcggtgaggagaccattacattAATCCACCCTGCTGCTGCCAAAGGCATGAACAAGTTTCTCAAAGCTTTGACTGGAAACAAAACGTCTCCAGGTTaagaatgtaaccatggttcctcaaAGGAACTTAAGCCACGTCAATGACGCTGAGCGTATGTGCAGACCCGACCAGTAAGATGGTGAGACGTCATAGGTGGGTGACGTCACGGGCCAGGAAGCATAAGAGCATGTGGAATGCTGCCGGCCTCAGCCTCTGTCATGAAGCGGGCACGGGCGGGGATGCCGCAAGTGTGGCCTCGAGATGCAGCATCTCGTTCCTtcgaggaaccatggttacatttgtAACCtggagacgttcctcttcaggaactcaaGCCATGTCAATGACTCTTTGGGGCATGAGATGCCCATGCCTCCAGACTTGAAAGTCCCAGCACAGTGTGCAGTCTAGGGCAggaggacagaggagccaggagcggcTGTAGAAACCTGTAGAAACAGGTAAATGTGTGGGGGGTGCCCGAAAGCAGGGCCTTGGAGGCCGCCACCCCACAGGTTGAGTGGGCCCTGACTCCTAGCCTTGGCAGGAGACCAGATCACTCATACGGCATGTTAATGGCATCCACAATCCATCTGCTTAACGTCTGCTTGGCTGCTGGAAAACCCTTCCTAGGGGAGCCAAACCAGATGAGCAGCTGGTCGCTCTTCCTCCACAGGGctgctcgcactggacacacACAATTGAGCTTTTGCTGGCCCAGCCCTGTGAAGGGGGGAGGATTGAAAGCCTCCAGCATGACTGCGACCGTAGAGACCTTCGGACTATGCCCTGCATGTGGGTACAGGAATGCCCTCGTCATACCTGGAGCGGACTCCAGGAACAAGGGCGCAACTGAAAGGGACTGAAGGTCACCTACTCTCCTCAGAGAACACAGTGCAAGCAACAGTGTGGTCTTAATCGTCAGAAGGATGAACCTCGGTTGAAAGACCTGAGGCTATGAGCTGCGCCCCTCAGAGGCCACACCCACAGCCTCCACAACTCTGGGCGAGGGTGCACGATGGTGCAGGAGGTCCCTCCTGACTGGGATCTCCCACGGAGACCCATCTAGGATGGCCCTCAGGTCCGAGAACCATACTCGGTCCAGCCAGAATGGCACTACAAGGAGTAGGCTTACCGCATCCCAGCTCACACTCCCGGAAGCAGAGCGATCGGGGAAAAGGCATACAGGTGTAGCCTCGGCCATGTCTGCACCATGGCATCCAGCCCCAGTGGAGCTGGATGAAATAGAGAGACATTGGGACATAAAGaagtccacctctgcctggtaaaattcTCTCCAGATCTGCTCCACCACCTGGTAcacctgcaacaccgccatagtgtgcagaCATGTACCAGCCTGACCCGTTGCTGAGTACCCCCTGCAGGGCCGGAGCATTTAAGGACGATGCCACGGCAGATGACAGATAGCCAGCTAGCGTCCGTTCAACCTGCGGCATTGTCCTATAACCGCCTTGCTTCATTCCCACAACATTCCCGTAGAAATGTGAAGCGTGAACGAAGaggctttaataaaaaatggtttattcCATTTTTGTCTGCCCTACCTCCACCTCCACTGGTTCCCATTAGCACCTCAACTCTTCCCATTCTGCTCTCTGGATCTGTCTCGGGTGTTCCAATCCTCAGTTCTGTCCTGTTAAGTATGTCCTCCAGCTCCACCTCAGGTCTCTGTGCCTTTGCCTCCTTGGCTCCACACTTCAGGGTCTGTCGGTCCACCTCAATTGTCACCTTAATCTGCCATTACCACGTCGTCTAGTCTGGCTAAAAGAAGTTCCACTTTGGTCCTCTGTCGCACCAGCTTTGGTGACCTTTCCACTTAGGTCCCAAGAGCCTGTAGCTCAGTTCAAACCCAGtttaattttttcacattttccctCCACTTGTTAGTTTTAGTGGTTTCTGAttagatcacacctgttttgtAAGATGAAGATAAAGActtgttaatgtttaatgtttatttatctttgaaaaaaatgttcccAGTAAACAACATAAATCTGCAATAAGTTACTGGCAAACAGCTGCAAGTAATAGTGTAATACTATTAACAGGGAATATTTGCATGGTAATCGTGCAAACATTTGAATAGACTAATTTAAAATGACCCAATTGCTATGACTATTgtgtttaatattcatgatCCTTGCCCTTTTCACCAACCATAAATAACTTACAGTAACACTCTACTGAATAAAACCCATGTGAGCTTCAGACTGCCCATCCAGAACCAGTTCAGGTAAGTCTATCTATAAGACTTCTCAAATTAAAGGCTAAATAAAGACTAAGTTAAGTTACTGTAGTAAgtgattttttaaattcatctttCAAAATTTTCTGTTCCAgatctttgcttttaaaaaactgGAAAATGAACTCAACAGTCTGGATTGTGGATAGTTATGAAGAAGCTCTTgccaaaaatattgttattgtttctcTTGGTCTTatcattaatttcattaatggAATGCTGGTACTGACTTTCTTCTCCAATCCAATGTTTTCAAGAGACTCcagatacattttatacattcacCTGGTAATCAATGATATGCTCATGATATGCACATCAGTGACTTTGTATGTGTTGACCTACGTTTCACCACTTGTGAATGCTTCACTGTGTTGCGTTTTAGTTGTTCTCGGTTCAGTCACCTTTACAATCACTCCATTGAATCTGGCTTGTATGGCAGTAGAGCGTTTCATTGCTATCTGTAAACCACTGCATCACGCTCAGATCTGCACACCACAAAGGACCTACATCTTTATATGTTTGCTGTGGGTTATAGGGGCTATACCTTCTCTTGCAGATATCATTATTTTACTCTTAATCCAGTCCACATCTTTTTTCAGTTCTCTTGTACTTTGCTATCCATTCAGTTTGTTTCCTTCAAAAGCCTACAAGGATCGCACCACTGCTTCACAAGTTATTTATATGTCATTTGTGTGGATAATTCTCATCTATACTTATTGCAGAGTCCTGTTCACTGCCAGAAAGGCAGTTTCAAAGGGTTCTGCCAATAAGGCTCGGAGTACAATATTATTGCATGGTGTCCAGTTACTTCTTTGTATGCTTTCCTACATTGCCCCTGTTTTGGATTTAATTGTCACTCCTTTTTTTCCTGTTCACAGAACAAAGATCACTTTCTTTAATTAtctaataacaaatattttgccAAGATTACTGAGTCCTTTGATATATGGGGTCCGAGACCAGAAGTTTCTGAAACAAATGAAGGAATACTTTGCTTGTAAAGTTATTATTGTAAAGATTGTTccatcaaaattattattttcagttggCTAAATTTTActtgtaaataatgtatttatgttcaattattgtttttttaagaacatcACATTATTCTCTTTACAGTGGCTCAGAAAGTGTTTAGACATTTCAGAACTGTCATCGCTTTTCTTTTTGCTCACTGTCTTTTAATCATCTGGTGGTTTGGTGATTTTTAGTGGATGTGTGAAATCAGTTTCCCTAAAGTATTTTTcccaataaatattaataccaaataaacatttttaagataaGCAATTTAAGACACCTGCTTATTAATGTAAATGGTAGAATAAAAGTGTAACATAGGCCTATTGCATATCTTGAATAAATATGAGCTTAGGGCTCAAAGCTCAGCAGGCTTTACTGAATGTCAGAAAATTActcaaacattaaacaaaactaCCTCACCagattcaaacacaaaacacagattcatcAATGCAATATTCATGGTGataattgcatttgcatttcaaatgttCTACTGTAATGTGACTCAAAGGCAATGGCCATCATATTTAATGATCTCTGCCCTTTCCACAAACCATAAATATGAGTAAATGTGGTAGCACTCATTAAAACCCATGTGAGCGTCAGACTGGCCACAGTACAGAAATGGTTCTTCTGCTCCATAGTAAGTCAGTCTACAACACCTCTCAAGAGAAAAACGTTAAGACTGCAGTACAGCAGGTAATTTTTTAACCACTTTCTCCTCTTTGTGTTCCAGACCATTGCTTTAAAAGATTAGGAAAATGAACTCAACAGCTTGTGTTGTGGATAGTTACGAAGAGGCTCTTGTCAAAAGCATTTTGATTGTTTCTCTTGGTCTtatcattaattttattaatggaATGCTAGTGGTGACTTTCTTCTCCAATCCAATGTTTTTAAGAGAATCGTGAATTATACATTCACCTGGTAATCAATGACATGCTTATGATATGCATATCAGTGACTTTGTATGTGTCGACCTATGCTTCACCACTTGTGAATGCTTCACTGTGTTGCATTTTAGTTGTTCTCGGTTCAGTCAGCTTTACAATCACTCCATTGAATCTGGCTGTTATGGCAGTAGAGTGTTTCTGTAAACCACTGCATTATGTTCAGATTTGCACTCAGAAGGATGCAACACTTCTAGTAGAGTGAGCTATCCAGTGGGCCAACCTCTGCTTATAGAGTACATTCCCCTTCTGCCTGCAAGAACTgaactgaggtcctgaagctttgtgtctggTTTATGCCTCAACGCTCGGACTGAACAAACAAAGctagggctgggtctgcctccccTGGGGGCAGCACTTGCTGGCTCACCACCTTAACCCTGATGGGAGTAGTGGGAAGCTTGGGCATGTAGCTGGGCCAGGGCCTCAGGATTACCTGGGAGTCAGCCGACCCAAACTCTAGGCATGATTCatcaactgaaaataaatacatgtccTCTACCCTCTTTATGGAGGCCAGCGTAAGCAAAGGTTCAAATAGGCTATGCTGTAGTGCTTTGAGCTATAGAGACAGATCCCAAAAGGGGATTGAAGGGGGCTGGGGAAGATTCAACCTTCTCTTCCTTCTAAGGAACCTGGTGACCAGGTCATGCTTCCCTACCGACTTCCATTCCACAGTGTTGTGATTGGCAGCAACAGCAACTCTAAGGGTCTTTAAGGGTTGGTGGAGACAACCTTTACTTCAACCCCTGCTACAAAGAGATCATCATGACTCTGATTGAGTATCATTGGGGGTTTTCTTGgtgaaaagaaaccatttgACAAAAAGTTTCTTGTAGACAGTGCTCTTTTCTGATTGTGTCCACCACCTCCTGGGGTTACCTAGAACCTCTGTATCTTGTTTAATACAGGTATTAGTCATaaagtttccagaggtctggacacGGGTGCCATAGGGTGCCCCATCTCTAAATCAGTAGATCCCTCATCAGAGAAATTTTCCAAGTAGGGGCTGTCATAAAGACCATCAGTTCTGGGAACCAGGTCAGAGTGGGACATTACAGCGCCACTAGCAGAACTTGCTCCTCGTCCTCCCTGATTTGCACAGACACtgggctcactggggaaatgcATACTTGCACTGGTCGCAAGACCAGCTGTGTGCCAATATGTCCTTGTCAAATGTTCCCTTGGTCAGGAGGAAAAATAACTAGCAGTGAGAGGTCTCTGGAAAAGCAAACAGATCTACCTGAGTGGagccaaaacagctctaaatAAGTGGGACCATCTGTCTCTATTCTCCAGCTTGCTGACTGTCCAGTTGTGCAGAGCAAACTCTGGAGTTTTGGTACTCATACTTGTATTTGTGTCCAGTCTTTAGTAGAGTTTTTTAAGGACTCGAATGCAGTTTTACTCTGACTTTACATGGACTCAAGCCTTTCAGACTCTTAAATATCAGCGTCAAACAGAAACAGGTGCTGTCCCAGGTAGTGTGAGATAGCAAGAACAAGaaatagaaaggaaaaaagaaaacaagtaaacCTCGGCTAATGACACAAGACACATAGAACCAAGGAACCAATCAAAACATTACACATGCAATCAAGGAACCAATCACAATATAACACACAGTCAAGGGTAGCATATGACATGATAACATAAGAGGCAAGAAACACATGGGAAATTGAGTCCAGGAAACAAAGTCTGGGGTGCAGTGCCCTCTGGTGAGTGTCCAGAGCACTTCAACTGATGTTTCTTGACAAtcaatttcattaataaaacattattaatgttactAATATGCTGTTTATTCACCAGATCTGATAATGATAGTACTTGTGCATGCAGTCAAAACTGACAGCAGAAGTTATGTCCATGATACAAACCCTGTCACAGGGCATTACCTTGTCAAAAGCTacacttttgtaacttttttacCACTAAAGGGTGCATATTAGTAATGTAAACTAGCACATTTGtataactaaaatgtaattaaaagttCCTTTTGAAATGGTGCTGCTTCATTTACACCGTTTGTGCCTGTTTTTGTGAGAGTGGAATGATGCTATAGCACCTCTTTTGGTAGATTCATAAGTGTAATATTCCACTGTCACGAAACAGATAGGCTAAGTTATTGTGACTCATGGGCAATGACCATCTCATTTAATATGCATGATCTCTGCCTTTTCCACAACCATAAATTAGACATGAGCGCATAAAGCATCACTCTACTGATTAAAACCCATGTGTGCTTCAGACTGCCTGTCATCCAGAAATGGTTCGTCCGCTCCAAAGTAAGTCTATCTATAAGACTTCTCACAAGAATAGGCTCAAAAGCCAAAACTGCTACTGATGATTTTTATACCACTTTCTTCTCTTTCCATTACAGATCATTGCTTTGAAAGAACTGGAAAATGAACTCAACAGTCTGGATTGTGGATAGTTATGAAGAAGCTCTTGTCAAAAACATTGTTATTGTTTCTCTTGGTCTTatcattaatttcattaatggAATGCTGGTACTGACTTTCTTCTCCAATCCAATGTTTTCAAGAGACTCcagatacattttatacattcacCTGGTAATCAATGATATGCTCATGATATGCATATCAGTGACTTTGTATGTGTTAACCTACGTTTCACCACTTGTGAATGCTTCACTGTGTTGCGTTTTAGTTGTTCTTGGTTCAACCACTTTTATGATCACTCCATTGAATCTGGCT
This window encodes:
- the or90b1 gene encoding odorant receptor 137-2 → MNSTMFLYTVQEEYAEIFAKNFTIVLLGIIIISINGMFVLTFFRNSVFYNDPRYILYIHLVINDMLMVFFSVNLAVMAYAWKNVPLSFCVPLLIITSTTHKNTPLTFAGMAVERYIAICKPLHHHQICTVRRTYILIALIWSVGVIPGLTDFILLSVVRPLSVFTTTASCSASVLYSSQFNEIQTRFMNGLYSSVVWTILVFTYCRVLIAARRASSDKSSAKKAQSTILLHGAQLLLCMLSYITAVIDKTFIPLLPVDRAKLTFLNYLLTNILPRLLTPLIYGVRDKLFCKHMKGLFSCRLFIVKVESTKQ
- the LOC122347471 gene encoding odorant receptor 131-2-like, with translation MNSTVWIVDNYEEALVKNIVIVSLGLIINFINGMLVVTFFSNSMFSRDSRYILYIHLVINDMLMICISVTLYVLTYASQLVNAPLCYTLVFLGTTTFMITPLNLAGMAVERFIAICKPLHHAQICTPQRTHILICLIWVVGAMPSLTDIIILLFVQPIALLRSTVLCYTFSLFPTKAHKDRTTASQVICMSFVWIILIYTYCRVLFTARKAVSRGSANKARSTILLHGVQLLLCMLSYITPVMDMFVSPFFPVHRTKITFFNYLITNIMPRLLSPLIYGVRDQRFVKQMKEFFACKIVIVKIVPSK
- the LOC122347313 gene encoding odorant receptor 131-2-like; the protein is MNSTVWIVDSYEEALAKNIVIVSLGLIINFINGMLVLTFFSNPMFSRDSRYILYIHLVINDMLMICTSVTLYVLTYVSPLVNASLCCVLVVLGSVTFTITPLNLACMAVERFIAICKPLHHAQICTPQRTYIFICLLWVIGAIPSLADIIILLLIQSTSFFSSLVLCYPFSLFPSKAYKDRTTASQVIYMSFVWIILIYTYCRVLFTARKAVSKGSANKARSTILLHGVQLLLCMLSYIAPVLDLIVTPFFPVHRTKITFFNYLITNILPRLLSPLIYGVRDQKFLKQMKEYFACKVIIVKIVPSKLLFSVG